The nucleotide window GTGACGGGTTTCATTTCCGATATCGATACCGCTGACGACTCGACCTTCCTGACTGACATCTTTGGCAGTTCCTGGTTCCAGTCGTACGAGGGCAGCCAGCTTTCCGTCTTCCACCGCATTTGGGCAAACTTGGCCTGGGGAATCGCTCGACAGAACGCCATCCCTGCTCCACAGACTGGTCACACCGCTCTCGACGAGCGCAACTTCAAGATGTACAAGCCGGAGCGATACCCCGTCGATGTCAACCTGGGCTGGTACTCGCTGGAGGACACCTGGCGCTCGTGGTCCATCGACCGCACCAAGTGCTTCTTGACAGCTTTGGGATGGTAGGTCGGCCGTGAGGCCGACATCAGGGGGCCCTAGGGTTGATCATGAGACCTGAGAGTTTTCAAGGATCGTGAATGAGCAAGGGACGGATGAGGACTTTCGTAGTCGGGATTATGTTTGTTTCGCTGCACTATTTGACCTACAGAGCTTCTTCTACTAGCACCGCGTAGCCATCAATCGAGAATGACTGATGATTCATACCTACCAATCGTCTCGAAAAGGCTGTCGTCGTCTACTTGTGACATCTACCTTTCTTGACTTGCGCAAGGGCGGTCCCGTACTTGCCTCATTTCTCCGGGCCGTCGTAATCCCATTATGAACTGTCGTCAGGCACTCTGTCACCAGTTCAGCCGCCTCTTAATTTTAGACGCTATGTAATTTAGTAGACCACGAACCAGCCATATGCCCCTTATTAAATTGTTGTCCAAGGGGCTTACAAACAGAACGTTCTGGTCTCCAGTGATCCTTGGGGTCTATGGCTATGTGGTAAGTCAAAAATCTCGGCCCAATGTCAAAACGGCCGATTATGTTTCATGTGTTTATGGTGAAACTTTGAGAGGCAGTTCTCTGTTTTATTGCCTTCCTTCATTCCAGAAGGATTCAAAGCCGGTGACGAGAAGCAGGAGCGTCGAGgatccatctctctctcttcggCTTCTCGTCAAGTAAGTAGGCAGCAATGATGGGGCCCGATCTTGAAACTGGAGCATAGCAGAAAGATCACAAGCCTTTGATACAAGAACTGCGGTTTGGGTGTCTTTTTGCAGCGCAACAACTCCCATTTTTTAGTCACTCGGCAATGGTCTTGAAGGGCCTCATGACCATACCGAGGGTCATGAAGACTAAGAATTCTTCGGTCTGGATGTTAACATCAGCTGAAGAAAAGATATTTGTTGTAAATTCATGTTCTTCTCTCAATTCTGTCTTGAAGTTGGATCTGAGCTATGCTTCTCCCGATTTCCCACCGCATTCGAAGCACACATCTGGCCTACCCAGAAGTGAGAACAAGTACATTAAATGCCGTACTGAACAGTCATGTCCTTTTCTCTGGACCTTTCCTCCATAAAATCCCCTTCAATTCCCTGGAattcttcgtcttctttgaCTTTGCGATACTCCATTCTTTCGATCAGCTGCGAGTCGTCGAGATCACAGATAATCAACGTGGTCCTCTTCATCCCGTCATCCCCATGGTAAAAGTACTGGTCGGCATAGCAGGTGATTCGGCCGCGGTCAACAATGGTGGTGATTGGGACCGTTATGATCCGTGCATGCACCTGATGTTCTTCCTTGAAGTAGGAGACCAACTCCTGTTTTCCCTTGAGAATACCCCCGATGTTCGTTGTGTCGAAGACTAGGGTGATGTCCTCGGTGAACCTGTCCAAATACTCATCgacttcgtcttcgtcgatTTGTCCAGGATGTACTTGAAGTTGCTTTCCAGGGCTGGTCGAAGCGGGGTGTCTTGGGAGTCTCCGCGCATCTCAGCAACGAAGCGCTCAAACTTTTCTTGGCTACTAATGTCCATGGTGGGCGACCTTCAAGTTTGTTAGTCTTTGGAGAACCACATGGTAAAAGTTTCCTGCAACTTCAACTTACCTGAGCTGAACTAGGAATTTGCCGGGGTCTACTTGTCTGAGGGCTTGGTTGTTGACGAAGTGGTGAGTTTTCCTGAGAATAAGCAGGGGAAGTACCGGGTTTTGTAGAGTGGGAGATGTGTTGGGAGCACGGAAAATAGCCCAGGCAAGAGCGGCTCGAGAGGGGCTCCTGCCTAGGTCAACCACCCAGGTTGAGAATAAACTCCAAGGCAGAGACTTTTCGTTCCAGCTGCGGCGTCTTGAATGCTATGGAGTCACGGAAAAAGATGTATGAATACGGCCTGATGGAACATCCTGTTCCATGCGTCAATGCCAGGCAATTCTTTGTGGGAAGGTAGGCCTAGGTTCGTCCTCGCTCCGATGATATTCTGCTTAAAATAGCTTGGGCGGAATACAAGTAAGGCCTTTCTTTGACTATTTTGACATATCATCAACTAGTAGGTCCGATGGTTTTCTTAACAAGGAACGGCGGGGTTGTCTGAAGCAACTATGAGACAGGATTGATAATCGGATACCACAACCAGCTAGTTTTCTCTGAAACCAAACAAGCGCCTTCTCGTAGAGGATGAAACCATCATGAAAAGAACACTGAGTGATGATTTACATCTCATTATGCAGCTAGCCTCTCAGCTTCCTTTCGGGGTGCAGTCTTCAGTGTGTCGGTTTCACCATCGTGAATACGGCACCCCCGCGACGACGCAGACCCCAGGGTAGAGAAAGATGGCTGGTAGAGAATCCCAGGCTTTCAGTCGTGGGCTGCCTTCATTTCCAGCGCGTCGTCAGGGGGTTCTAGAATCTACAAGTGAGATAGCAAGAATCGTCATCAGAGGCACAAAAAAATGTTTAAAAACTCAATGTTAATTCCTTTTGGGACAACTGCAAATCCAACGAGTGGAAGGTTTGATTGGAGAACCGGAGCACCCGGCGGCCGGATCAACCAACGGTTCTGTGGCACAAGCCGTCGATTTTCTGGGTCAACCTTTCGAACTTGCCTGCTCATCAGCATCACGGGGCTAGTGTATGCTGAGACTGATAGCAAGAGCAAGATACTTCAGTTCATGATGTACCCTTTTCTTGCCAAAAATGGCTTGCTATCAACTGAGAGATTGATCTGAAATCGGTCATGAAGGCTGCTCTGAATATCATGCGTTGTGTAGGGCTTAAGCTTCCCGGCTGAAACCAAATCTGTCAAAGATTGTTGTGGAAGGTCCATTTCATACTCATCTCCAAGACTCTTTTAACATAAAACACTCGGGTCTCCCGCTTGTCGATGGCAAGTACGTACGAATAACCTTCTGCGGTAATTGGCTCACTATGAAGTCACGCGCATTAGCAGGACATCGCAGAGGAGTCCATGTGTTCAAGTCTATCTCCGTGTCCTATCTTTTTCAGTGCTGGCGCCATCCATGTTGCTGTTGCTCAGATGCGATCTATCAGGTGCATAGCATCTGTCTTGGTCTCCTCGATAGCGATCTCCATCTTATCCTTGTCTCCATCGTGCTGCATGACATCATCGGTATTGTCTCGAATATCAATGCGCTTGATTTGATGGCGATCGTCGAGATCGATGACGAAGACCTGATGAGACTCGAAGAAGTAAGGCGTTTGTTCAGCCTTGACTCGAGCCATCCAAAATGTGGCAGCATAGCACGTaactcggcctcggtcgacaaggagaagcttgTGGACGGTCGTTTGGCCGCTGGCAACTTCCCGCTTGAGTTGCTCTACAACGTAGTGTTGGTTCCTGTAGATGTCCCCCGGGCCGCGAAGCCTGAGGAGAAGCTTTACATCTGGTCTCAAGTGTTCTTGGACCCCCGGCCAATTTTTTTTATCGACGCAATCAAAGAAGTGTCGAATCTTGCCCTCGATGGCTCCTCGCAGTGCGCGATCGCGAAGCTCGCCGTTGATCTCGTCAGCGAAGAGATTGAGGGCTGTTTGACCATGGTACGCCATCTTTATTGGATTCTAAAGGAAGAAATGTTAGAAACAGCAACACGAGAGAATCCAAGGATGCACTTACGACCCGGGTATGTGTGTCAAATTTCGAAGTGCGTAAGATGAGATGACTTGATATGCTTGAGTTGACTCAGGTCGTCTTCCCCGTTAGCCCAGAGTTGATGTGCCTGGAATTGTTTGATATTTTGTCGAATGATGAAGATTGAGTCCAGTCGAAGATAACAGTACCGAAAGACCGGTTGAGTGTTGGATGGGTGAAGAGGTGAAGAAGTGGATGGGTgcaaagaagagagagaagaagggttTTTATACGAGGCTCTGTTGCTAAAGAGTGATGATTTGGAAGGTGCTGCTGGACTTTGACTTGTGAGGAAAAGTGCTGGGGGCTTAGGGATGTGTATTTCGACTCTTTTCTCCTGAGTTTCATCAAAACTACATTCGGGGAAGTCTTTAGAGGGTTTCAAGAGCATTTGGAAGACCGTGGCAAGAAGAGAAGCCATCGCAATGGGCTGTTACAATTGCTACACCAAGAAGGTGCCTTCCTTCCTGAGATTTCGACCCAACAGACTTTTTGTTTTCCCGTGGACAAAGAAAATCCGCAATGGTAGGCATCACCGTGTGCAGTCACCTGGAAGATGGGGCAAAGGTGCGCGTTTGAAGACTAGACTCGGCGCAGAGAATGTTGTTGAGGAGATTGCATGGATGAAACATTATGTCAAAAGAACTGTTTACCAGGGAGGAATTCTCTGATTTCTATGATCGTATTTGCCTTGGCGACACTGGAAAAGACTCCGTTAGTGTTCCATTCAAAGACTTCCAAATGAGACCCGCCAAACGCtcccgcgacggcgacggcgaccggGCGTCGGGGGCAGGGAGCCCCACGTCCGTCCGGCCCAGGCTTACCGAGAGAGGTATAGCCGTAATCACGGCCGAGGGAATCCCCCGCATTCGTCCGTGAGGTGCGGGTTGAGTTCGCACCGACAGACAGTCTGGAACTCTCAATCCGTACCGTAGCTTGATTAGGGGCGGTATGACGTTCTCGGAAGACAGGGACAGTGAGGACGACGCTCGATCCCCCTACGCACTCTactctcccttccccctttttAAAGCTCTCAACATTCTCACGGACCGGGAGCGAGCCGCTCGGGGTTTCAGAGCATCTTCCAACTACACATCTCTCGATTTCAActcattcattcattcattcaaCGATGCCGAACCAGATCTCCAAGCAGTGGTACAAGGACGACTACCTCATCTCCACCGACCGGTcgctcctcgacctcggggCCATCAACGACGCTTTCGACTCGGAGCTACTGTGGTGGACGAAGCGTGTGTCGGAGGACGCCCTACGTAGGATTGTTGACAACTCGCTGTGTCTTGGTATCTACAAGCTCCCTGGGTCCACCGCCGATATCGCAGGTATGTCACATACGTCCCCCCCTTGTCGCCCCTTCACTCCGGTGTGCTCTGTTCCGACTGGCAGTACCTAGGCAAAAAGGGCCCCGAGCTCGTGGGTCTCGCTCGCATCGTCACGGACTATGTCACCATTGGCTACCTGGCCGACATCCACGTGCTGCCCTCGCACCAGGGCAAGGGCCTGGCTCCCTGGCTGATGGAGTGCCTAAACGAGATCTTGGACGAGTGGCCGGACCTGAGGCGCTTCCTGCtcttgacctcgtcgccccAGGCGAGTAAGCTGTACGAGCAGGCGTTGGGAACGTTTGAGTGGGGCCAATCGCACTCAGGGAAGCTGTATCTGCTCGAGAAGCGAGGCCCCATGATGCCCGATGGCCCGGCGGACGCGGACGACGAAGACTGAGCTTGCATCTGGGCGGGAAGATTTGCATTTGGGGTATTGGCTGTGCTCGAGCGGATGGCTTACACCTTGACAGAGGTCTTACCGTACgctccgccggcggcctttCTCAGTGCGATGGCGCGCTTGTAGGGAGGTGCAGTCGGGGGCTGCACGGGGTCGAGAGAGACGTGGTCCTCGGGCAGTTGATAGGAGGCATCGGAGTCGAAGGCCGACAGATCGCCGCAAGCAATGAAGGGAGCGATCCATCTAATGTTCTTCTCGTGATCCGTCGTCTCGTCCGTTTCGTCGTACGCCTCCACCTCTACGATCTGTCCATCGCCCCTGCTGGCCGTCGCGGTAGGAGCAGCATTCCACTTGCCCGTGGCGGGGTCCTGCATCAGCGCATCGGCGATGACAGGCAGCTGGCTCCTGCGCTCTTCCACCATCTCGGGCAGCTGGTGACCGACGCCCAGCGGGTTCTCGAGGCTGGCCTGGAAGCCGGCGGGGGGCTGGAAGTTGATGCACACGATGAAGGCCTCGACACTGCTCGCGCGTGACGACCTCGGCTtcgcgacgatgacggtctCGAAGAAGATCTTGAGCTGGGCGTAGAGGAGGTCGACGTTGCGGCCTCGAAAGATCTTGGCGACGAATTTGCCGCCCGGCTTGAGCACGCAGAGGGCGAGGTTAAGCGCGGCGAAGAGCAGCTGAGACTGGACGTAGATGTCCAGGTCGTGGAGACCGGTGACGTCGGGAGCGCCGTCGCTGATGACCAGGTCGACGCGGTCGGTCGCCTGCTTGCTGTTAGAGTTGGCGTCGTAGTCGGGGTCGAGGGCCttgagcagcagcggcacaGTGGCGGGGTGCGTGATGTCGGCCCGCAGCGTGATGATGCCCGGGAGAGGGCTGATGGGCTGCAGGTCGATGGACACGATCTTGACGTCCTTGCGGGGTTGAGCTTCgtccgcggcctcgtccgtctgATGCTTAGCCTCagatgcggcggcggcggatccggcggtggcggggaaGACGCCGAGCATCTCCTGGCGGAACTTGGCCTCGCGGTCCTGCCATGCCGAGCGGCCGAACTTCTCCCCCTTGATGAGGACGCGGGACAGCACCTGAGACCAACTCCCGGGGGCGGCGCACAGGTCAACAACTCTGGTGACGTTGGCGAAGAGGTCGAACTCTGGGCTCATGTCAGCGTTCGATGCCCATTCGATGCCCATAATTTCACGGCATGGCGGGGCAAAGTGACTCACCCTCGtccagctgcagcagcttgaAGGCGCTGCGTGCACGCCAGCCCTGCTCCTTGGCGAGGCGGTAGTAGGCGTCGCGCTTGTCCTTGGAGGATTTTCCCATTTTGACGGCTGGCTAGTGGCAACTGGTGAGGAATTGGAACGCGGGGAGCCCAAGAGAAAAgacgacggacggacggtgatggtggggggagggggggaataTTTCAACTGAGATTTTTGTTTCTGTTTTTTTGGAGGGGTTTCCAGTGTCGCGCCCGCCGAAGAAAATTTGACGTGTCGGCCGCCAGCCACTGCCATCCACTGCAGGGCTGAATTAAGCTATGGTCTGTGCATTTACAGGTGCTTTCCGGGGTCCACCCCTCTCGGCAGTCGGTTGAAGAATCTTCCGGGTCCGCTGAAATTTTCGAGAGCAACGGGCAAGAAGGAACAGCTCAATTGCGCTGCGCTGCACGGCCGCCGTTGCGCATCGAATTTTTGGGTGCAGTTTCGCGGGGCAGTTTTCAAGAGAACATTTCGCCTGGATacacccaccaccactaccaacAACAAACCCAACACAACCAGTACAGTTCTAGTCACACGCTACAATACAATGCAGCACAAGAGGAAACAGCAGCCCTCCGAGGCCGGCCAGAACCCCCTCAAGCGCCAAAAGTCCACCACCAACCAAAAGAATGCGCCctccaagaagcgcaaggtTGCCGCCAGCGCCCTGCCTTGGAAGAAGGTCGAGGTCCCCGAGAtgttcgacgacgccgagggtTTCTACGGCCTGGAGGTCATTGAGGGTGTTGATGTCATCAAGGATGGCGAGAACATCGAGTTTGTGCGTATACCCGATCTTTGCAGCCTCTCACTCCTATGCCATGCGAGGTAGCTACTGACGGGACACCAACCAGGTCGCGGCCATTCCCTccggcgatgacgagaagaaccaaaacgacaacgacggcgacgagttCGAAGGCTTCAGCGACTCTGAACCAGCCCCTGCGCAACTCGAAACCgtgaaggaggaggccaagaaagACAGCAAGGCGGcaccgaagaagacgaagaaggaaaagaaggccGCAAAGGCAGAGCAGCAGGCAAAGGACGACAAGCCAGCTGAAACCCCCGCCGACAAGACCGACGAGACAGACGCCGCCGATCCCACGACTCAAGAACCCaaagacaagaagaagaacaagaaggagaagaagcagaaaaAGACACAGCCCAAGCCCGAAGACGCCAAGCTCGAGAACAGCGACTTCACCGCCCTGCAAAAAGTagaagaggccgaggaggacctcgacATGACCCCCTGGGTCGATCTCGGTCTCTCGCCCGCCACCGTctcggccatcgccaagctcaAGTTCGCGAAGCCGACAAAGATCCAGGCGTCCACGATACCTGAGATTCTAGCTGGCCACGACGTCATCGGAAAGGCCTCGACCGGTTCTGGTAAGACGCTGGCGTTCTCGATCCCCATCGTCGAGGACTGGCTCGACAAGtacgaggagaaggccgacggcggcaagcCCGAAAAGGCCGACAACACACCCCTGGCGCTGATcctgtcgccgacgagagAACTGGCCCACCAGATCACGAACCACATCAAGAACCTCTGCGCCGGCCTGGTCAACGCGCCCTTTGTCTGCTCCGTCACGGGTGGTTTGTCCGTGTTCAAGCAGCAGAGACagctggccaaggccgacatCGTCATCGGTACGCCGGGACGTCTGTGGGAGGTCATCAGCGGCAGCAGGGAGCTGCTCGCCGGCTTCAGGCAGATCAGGTACTTGgtggtcgacgaggccgacagGCTGCTGAGTGAGGGACACttcaaggaggccggcgagatcctcgacgccctggaTCGTGAGGTCAttgaggaggatgacgatgacgacgacgagaagagccTTTCGGCCAGGCAAACGCTCGTCTTCTCGGCAACGTTCCATCAGGGCTTGCAGCAGAAGCTGGCCGGCAAGGGCAAATGGGGGCTCATGTCGGAGGAGGAGTCGATGGAGTATTTGCTGAAGAAGCTCAACTTCCGTGAGGAGAAGCCCAAGTTCATCGACGTGAACCCGGCGAAGCAGATGGCGTCCGGTCTGAAGGAGGGCCTGATCGAGTGCGGTGGCATGGAGAAGGTAAGccacctccctctcccccctaTTTTGTCCCTCTTCCATTTTTTTCGTCCTGAACTAACACGTACCAGGATCTGTACCTGTACACCGTTATCCTGCTCAACCCCAACCGCAGAACGCTCGTCTTCACAAACTCCATCagcgccgtccgccgcctcgcgcCTTTCCTCCAGAACCTCAACATCAACGCCACGGCCCTGCACTCCCAGATGGCACAAAAGGCCCGTCTCCGTTCCGTCGAAAAGTTCACCGCGACGAAgcccaacaccaccgccgtcctcatcgccaccgACGTCGCGGCCCGCGGTCTCGATATCCCTGGTATCGACCAGGTCATCCACTACCACGTGCCCCGCGCAGCCGACATGTACGTCCATCGCTCCGGTCGTACGGCGCGTGCCGAGCGCACCGGTCTGAGCATCATTCTCTGCGGGCCCGAAGAGGTCGTCCCGACGCGCAGGCTGGCGGCTAAGGTGCACGCCGGACAGGCGAGCAAGAAGAAGTACTTCATGCGGaccatcgacatcgaccgCCGCATCGCGTCCCGCCTCAAGCCGCGCGTGGACctggccaagaagctcaCGGACGCTAcgctggccaaggagaagggcaccaaggacgaggactgggtcaaggccgccgccgaggagctcggcgtcgagtaCGACagcgaggagctcgacaaggccggcaGCTGGACCGGGCGCGGCAGCCagcggaagaagaagcagcaggaggacaaGAACATCACAAAGGCCGAGATGGGCGCCATGAGGGCGCAGCTGCGCGAGCTGCTGTCGAGGCGCGTCAACTCCGGCGTCAGCGAGAAGTACATCACGTCGGGCagcatcgacgtcgaggagctgctccGGGGCGGGACGGGAGATTTCCTGGGCAAGGTCGACGGTCTGGACCTGGAGGACCtgtgaagaggaggaagcaTAGCATGTCAATTTATGTCACATCACGCGCGGTGCATATGTTGCGGAAGTATAATACCATTGGTTGCAAGACAACCCGAATTTCGTTATCGTGATCGTCTTCTTGCAACCGCCGTTCCATTAGCCTCTTCGTACTCTGTATCCCTAACTGTGATGAACTATtcccggcctcgacggtATGTATCACTGACTCGGCTCGCCAGCCACAGCGTTGATGAGTTTATAATATAACAATAGGAAAAGAGTCCAGACTGAAACTGGAATCGAAAAGAGAATAGCTCTGCCGGGCTCCATGGAGATTATCTAGGGGTTCAGGAGAGCGCTACTGTTTCCAAACAGGCAATGCCGCTGCTCAGTCTTTCTTGGGAGACTTCGCTCCATCCTTCCCAAAAGCCGAGAGATATGACTGGCCGCCGAAGAAGCTCGAGAGTTGCGGTGCTGTATTGGAGGGACCCGGTTGCACGAAGGGGTTGTTGACTCCCGGAACCTGGACGTCGGGGGTCAATGTGACGGCTGTCCGAGCACTGTACTCGCGGTTTGactcgtcgatggcctcgtttATCGCTGCTTCGAAGGAGTCATTTCCCTCGTTCCCGTTGTCCTTATGGTCGCTGGCTCCTATACTCTTGGCTGCGGACGGTTGTAAACCTTCCATCTCCGTGTCGTCGTTCGACTGAGTCTCCTTCTTGGAGCCTACTTCATCGGCGGGGCCCTCCCGCTCGTTACCCTCGATCAGCCCTAAGGCTATCATGTGCTTGTGCAATTCCTCGTCTGTGTAGTCTGacgtctgcgtctgcgtctgcggCGCCTTCTAGGTGTTCCCAGTCTCGCTTCACGAACTGGCGTCGGACTGTTCGTCCTCACTCTCGCTCTGCAGCGACGAGATCTGTTCCTCCAAGGAGGCGACCTTCTCTTCCAGTTCTCCGATGCGTATGTCTCGCTTGGCTGTTTCGTAGGTGGCTTTCCCTGTGTTAACTGTCAGTATTGTTTTGCGAGGTCATGACTTTCTCATGGAGACTCACCTAATGCGCTGCGAAGTTCTTGCtcgtcgttgccggcggcgagaatGTCCCGCTCCTCGAAAACATCTTTGAGCTTCTTTTTAAGCTTCATGGAACTCTCCATTTCCTTATTGGCATCGTtctgcctcttcttcttcatcttggcAATTTCTCGGATGTATTTCTTCTCATCGCCTCGGGCCTGTTTCAGCTCCTTCTCCATATCGGCGATTCGCTTGAGCTTGTTCTT belongs to Colletotrichum higginsianum IMI 349063 chromosome 5, whole genome shotgun sequence and includes:
- a CDS encoding Acetyltransferase, with protein sequence MPNQISKQWYKDDYLISTDRSLLDLGAINDAFDSELLWWTKRVSEDALRRIVDNSLCLGIYKLPGSTADIAGKKGPELVGLARIVTDYVTIGYLADIHVLPSHQGKGLAPWLMECLNEILDEWPDLRRFLLLTSSPQASKLYEQALGTFEWGQSHSGKLYLLEKRGPMMPDGPADADDED
- a CDS encoding tRNA (cytidine(32)/guanosine(34)-2'-O)-methyltransferase; the protein is MGKSSKDKRDAYYRLAKEQGWRARSAFKLLQLDEEFDLFANVTRVVDLCAAPGSWSQVLSRVLIKGEKFGRSAWQDREAKFRQEMLGVFPATAGSAAAASEAKHQTDEAADEAQPRKDVKIVSIDLQPISPLPGIITLRADITHPATVPLLLKALDPDYDANSNSKQATDRVDLVISDGAPDVTGLHDLDIYVQSQLLFAALNLALCVLKPGGKFVAKIFRGRNVDLLYAQLKIFFETVIVAKPRSSRASSVEAFIVCINFQPPAGFQASLENPLGVGHQLPEMVEERRSQLPVIADALMQDPATGKWNAAPTATASRGDGQIVEVEAYDETDETTDHEKNIRWIAPFIACGDLSAFDSDASYQLPEDHVSLDPVQPPTAPPYKRAIALRKAAGGAYGKTSVKV
- a CDS encoding DEAD/DEAH box helicase, whose amino-acid sequence is MQHKRKQQPSEAGQNPLKRQKSTTNQKNAPSKKRKVAASALPWKKVEVPEMFDDAEGFYGLEVIEGVDVIKDGENIEFVAAIPSGDDEKNQNDNDGDEFEGFSDSEPAPAQLETVKEEAKKDSKAAPKKTKKEKKAAKAEQQAKDDKPAETPADKTDETDAADPTTQEPKDKKKNKKEKKQKKTQPKPEDAKLENSDFTALQKVEEAEEDLDMTPWVDLGLSPATVSAIAKLKFAKPTKIQASTIPEILAGHDVIGKASTGSGKTLAFSIPIVEDWLDKYEEKADGGKPEKADNTPLALILSPTRELAHQITNHIKNLCAGLVNAPFVCSVTGGLSVFKQQRQLAKADIVIGTPGRLWEVISGSRELLAGFRQIRYLVVDEADRLLSEGHFKEAGEILDALDREVIEEDDDDDDEKSLSARQTLVFSATFHQGLQQKLAGKGKWGLMSEEESMEYLLKKLNFREEKPKFIDVNPAKQMASGLKEGLIECGGMEKDLYLYTVILLNPNRRTLVFTNSISAVRRLAPFLQNLNINATALHSQMAQKARLRSVEKFTATKPNTTAVLIATDVAARGLDIPGIDQVIHYHVPRAADMYVHRSGRTARAERTGLSIILCGPEEVVPTRRLAAKVHAGQASKKKYFMRTIDIDRRIASRLKPRVDLAKKLTDATLAKEKGTKDEDWVKAAAEELGVEYDSEELDKAGSWTGRGSQRKKKQQEDKNITKAEMGAMRAQLRELLSRRVNSGVSEKYITSGSIDVEELLRGGTGDFLGKVDGLDLEDL